The sequence TCTTCATCATCTGCTCCCTTTAAAATTGGATAATGACTTTTCCTTTGGGATGACCTGTTGCAACAAAATTCAGTGCTTCGTTAATATCTTCAATGTGGAATTCTGTCGGGTCCACCGCTGGTACAATCCCGTTATCTTCAATAATCTTCGTAATTTTCTTTAATTGTTCGCCATCACTGCGCACAAAAATGAAATGATATTGAATTCTCTTTTTCTTCGCTTTGTAATCATACTTAGCTCCGGCAATGGTGAAGAGCTTTTGCTTCCAACCTGGCAAGCCCATATGCTCGGCGAAACGTTTGTTAGGGCCGGTCCGCAGAGAAAGAAGGCGACCTCCTGCTTTAATAATGGAAAGTTCATGATCAAATTCGCTTGGTCCCAACGTATCCATCACATAATCTACATTACTAAGCTGCTCCCAATAGTTTTCAGTCGTGTAATCAATATATTGGTCTGCTCCAGCCGCCATTGTCCGTTCACGCGCTTGCGGATTTCCACTAACGATGACCCTCAGACCCATGCTTTTGGCGATAGGAATGGCCATTTGGCCAAATGAACCCGAACCTCCAGGAATAAACACGCTTTCGCCAGCTTTAGCAGCTAATTGTTCATGTAACCCTTGATAAGCAGTCAATCCTGTTAATGGCGCAGCAGCACCAGTCACAAAATCCAGATTAGCAGGTAAGTGCCCGATAGCATCTGCACTAATCGCCGCGTACTCAGCAAAAGCACCGATTTTGTGTAGTGGCAGGCGTGAATAAATGGCATCGCCAACTTTAAATTCATGGACGTTCTTACCGACCTGTTCAATAACACCTGTCAGCTCGTTACCCAGTACCAACGGGAACTCATAATCCTGGATCAGCTTCACGCTCCCGGTACCAATGAGCAATTCCAAATGATTAACCGCTGCTGCCTTCACCTTGACCAAGACATCGTTATCACTTATTTCCGGGACTGGAATATCATTGACTTCTACTTTGAATCTTTTTGAATATTTGGTGATCTGTGCTGCTTTCATAATTAATGGCCTCCTTTGCACTGAATAATAAGTAACATTTATTAGTTTTTGTAACTTACACAACAAGCATAATACCGCAGGTTACAAAAGTCAACAATTGTTACTCACTATTGTATATGCTAAAATACAGGCAGGTGTATAAACGATGATTAAGGAATTTATTGAAGAAGAAAGGGTTGGCAACAAGATGGCTAAAATCACACAAGAGCTCATTATTGAAACAGCCGAGGCATTAATGGAGCGCACGGAAAAATCCGAAGTGACGCTCTCCCAAATTGCAGATGAATTAAGTATCACCCACGCAGCACTCTATAAACACTTTAAAAATAAGCAAGAGCTCTGGGCAGCCGTCTCTAAGAGCTGGTTCAACCGGATGATTTCAGAACAAATCCAAATAGAACTGACTAACTCGGCTAATCCAAAGGAATTACTCCACGATTGGCTCTGGGCATTTGCTAATGCCAAAAAACGCGCCTATAACGAGAATCCCAAGATGTTTGCCTTGAATACGCAATACGTAGATAGCAATCCTCTCGTCTTACGTGACGTTCTCTGGGATTCCTACCAAATTATTGACGGCATCATGGATTATCACGATCCCCGCTTCGAACGGGCAGAGGCGATTCTCTCCGCGTTTGCAGTGTTTAGCCTCCCGTCCTTCAAAGAATCCTGGAATTTACCAGACTACCAAGACAGGTTCGAACGTATCTGGCGTTTAATCAAACAGGGGCTTTGAATCCAAATCCCTCTAGTTGGATTCAATGAAAACCGCAAAAGAACTCTATCTACTAAAACCAAGAATGTCCAAACTGTATTGTAGCTTCGGGGAATTCTAGCTTCGACTTCTTTGATCATATCATCGGCTTCAGAGCCAAGAATATCTATCATCCAGGAATACGTCCTTGCGGGTCTTCTTTAAAGATCTAAGGTGC comes from Paenibacillus sp. 19GGS1-52 and encodes:
- a CDS encoding NADP-dependent oxidoreductase — encoded protein: MKAAQITKYSKRFKVEVNDIPVPEISDNDVLVKVKAAAVNHLELLIGTGSVKLIQDYEFPLVLGNELTGVIEQVGKNVHEFKVGDAIYSRLPLHKIGAFAEYAAISADAIGHLPANLDFVTGAAAPLTGLTAYQGLHEQLAAKAGESVFIPGGSGSFGQMAIPIAKSMGLRVIVSGNPQARERTMAAGADQYIDYTTENYWEQLSNVDYVMDTLGPSEFDHELSIIKAGGRLLSLRTGPNKRFAEHMGLPGWKQKLFTIAGAKYDYKAKKKRIQYHFIFVRSDGEQLKKITKIIEDNGIVPAVDPTEFHIEDINEALNFVATGHPKGKVIIQF
- a CDS encoding TetR/AcrR family transcriptional regulator, translated to MIKEFIEEERVGNKMAKITQELIIETAEALMERTEKSEVTLSQIADELSITHAALYKHFKNKQELWAAVSKSWFNRMISEQIQIELTNSANPKELLHDWLWAFANAKKRAYNENPKMFALNTQYVDSNPLVLRDVLWDSYQIIDGIMDYHDPRFERAEAILSAFAVFSLPSFKESWNLPDYQDRFERIWRLIKQGL